The Rhodoferax sediminis genome has a segment encoding these proteins:
- the dut gene encoding dUTP diphosphatase has translation MNIDVKILDPRMTDQLPAYATPGSAGLDLRACLDAPLLLAPNAWQLVPTGIAIHLCDPNFAALILPRSGLGHKHGIVLGNLVGLIDSDYQGQLMVSAWNRSDVAFTIAPMERIAQLVVVPVLQARFNVVSEFPASVRGEGGYGSTGKA, from the coding sequence ATGAACATCGACGTCAAAATCCTGGATCCGCGCATGACGGATCAGCTCCCCGCCTATGCCACGCCCGGCAGTGCCGGCCTGGACCTGCGCGCCTGCCTCGACGCGCCGCTCCTGCTCGCACCCAATGCCTGGCAGCTGGTGCCGACCGGCATCGCGATCCACCTGTGCGACCCGAACTTCGCGGCGCTGATCCTGCCGCGCTCGGGCCTGGGCCACAAGCATGGCATCGTGCTCGGCAACCTGGTCGGTTTGATCGACAGCGACTACCAGGGGCAACTCATGGTCAGCGCGTGGAATCGCAGCGACGTGGCCTTCACCATCGCGCCGATGGAGCGCATTGCGCAACTGGTGGTCGTGCCGGTGTTGCAGGCGCGGTTCAACGTGGTAAGCGAATTTCCGGCCAGCGTGCGCGGCGAGGGCGGCTACGGCTCCACCGGCAAGGCCTGA
- the coaBC gene encoding bifunctional phosphopantothenoylcysteine decarboxylase/phosphopantothenate--cysteine ligase CoaBC: protein MNDLAGKHIVLGLSGGIACYKAAELCRALIKEGAIVQVVMTEAAGQFITPVTMQALSNRPVYGSQWDAREPNNMPHINLSREADAILIAPCSADFMAKLLHGRADDLLSLMCLARPIAQVPLLIAPAMNREMWAHPATQRNLAQLQADGATLLGVGNGFQACGETGDGRMLEPAELLEDVIAFFQPKLLAGQQVLVTAGPTYEAIDPVRGITNLSSGKMGFAIARAAREAGAQVTLVAGPVSLPTPRGVTRVNVKSAQDMLEAVMQHAPIATIFVATAAVADWRPASAADHKIKKDGTGQCPQMGFVENPDILAGVARSPRGQSGALFCVGFAAESHDLLAHAQAKRARKGVPLLVGNIGPATFGQDDNALLLVDEHGTREMPRAPKLALARQLIAEVARRTRAAA from the coding sequence ATGAACGATCTTGCTGGTAAACATATTGTTTTGGGCCTGTCCGGCGGCATCGCCTGCTACAAGGCGGCCGAGTTGTGCCGCGCGCTGATCAAGGAGGGCGCGATCGTGCAGGTCGTGATGACCGAGGCGGCCGGGCAGTTCATCACCCCGGTGACGATGCAGGCGCTCAGCAACCGGCCGGTGTACGGCTCGCAGTGGGACGCGCGCGAGCCCAACAACATGCCGCACATTAACCTCTCGCGCGAGGCGGACGCGATTTTGATCGCGCCCTGCAGCGCCGACTTCATGGCCAAGCTGCTGCATGGCCGCGCCGACGATTTGCTGAGCCTGATGTGTCTGGCGCGCCCCATCGCGCAGGTGCCGCTCCTGATCGCTCCCGCGATGAACCGCGAAATGTGGGCGCACCCGGCCACCCAGCGCAACCTGGCGCAACTGCAGGCCGATGGTGCGACGCTGCTGGGCGTAGGCAACGGCTTTCAGGCCTGCGGGGAGACGGGCGATGGCCGCATGCTGGAGCCCGCCGAACTGCTGGAAGACGTGATCGCGTTTTTCCAGCCCAAGCTGCTGGCCGGCCAGCAGGTGCTGGTCACGGCCGGGCCGACCTACGAGGCGATCGATCCGGTGCGCGGCATCACCAACCTGTCCAGCGGCAAGATGGGCTTTGCCATCGCCCGGGCCGCGCGCGAGGCCGGCGCCCAGGTCACGCTGGTGGCCGGGCCGGTGAGCCTGCCGACGCCGCGCGGGGTCACGCGCGTGAATGTGAAATCTGCGCAAGATATGCTTGAAGCCGTTATGCAGCATGCGCCCATAGCTACGATATTCGTAGCGACCGCCGCCGTGGCCGACTGGCGGCCGGCCAGCGCGGCGGACCACAAGATCAAGAAGGATGGCACCGGCCAGTGTCCGCAGATGGGTTTCGTCGAAAACCCGGACATCCTGGCCGGTGTGGCCCGATCGCCGCGCGGTCAAAGCGGTGCGCTGTTCTGCGTCGGGTTCGCGGCCGAGAGCCACGACCTGCTGGCCCATGCCCAGGCCAAGCGCGCGCGCAAGGGCGTGCCGCTGCTGGTCGGCAACATCGGCCCGGCTACGTTTGGGCAGGACGACAATGCGCTGCTGCTGGTGGATGAGCACGGCACGCGAGAAATGCCGCGCGCGCCCAAACTTGCACTTGCTCGCCAATTAATAGCAGAAGTCGCACGAAGGACAAGGGCTGCGGCCTGA
- a CDS encoding CTP synthase, translated as MTKFVFVTGGVVSSLGKGIASASLAAILESRGLQVTLIKLDPYLNVDPGTMSPFQHGEVFVTDDGAETDLDLGHYERFIETRMGKVNNFTTGQIYKSVLEKERRGDYLGKTVQVIPHVTNEIQEFVLRGAAGVDVAIVEIGGTVGDIESLPFLEAVRQMSLKLGPNNSAFVHLSYVPWIAAAGELKTKPTQHTAKQLREIGIQADALICRADRPIPQEERSKISLFSNVPEWGVISMWDVDTIYKVPRMLHEQGLDGLICDKLRLNTPPANLKRWDDLVHETEHPQSEVNIAMVGKYVDLSDSYKSLNEALRHAGMRNHARVKIGYIDSETITPENIDQLAKFDAVLVPGGFGKRGIEGKICAARFARENKVPYLGICLGMQVATIEFARDVAHLKDANSTEFEPDTPNPVIALITEWKDKDGTINTRDENSDLGGTMRLGAQSSDVAPGTLAHQIYGDVVTERHRHRYEANVNYLDTLRKAGLVISALTQREHLTEIVELPQSVHPWFMGVQFHPEFRSTPWAGHPLFNAFIGAALAHRDQTVAPEHPVAGANLKVVA; from the coding sequence ATGACCAAATTCGTCTTCGTCACCGGCGGTGTGGTGTCCTCCCTGGGCAAGGGAATCGCCTCAGCCTCCTTAGCCGCGATCCTCGAATCGCGGGGCCTGCAGGTCACCCTCATCAAGCTCGATCCCTACCTGAACGTCGATCCGGGCACCATGTCGCCGTTCCAGCACGGCGAAGTGTTCGTGACCGATGACGGCGCCGAAACCGACCTCGACCTGGGCCATTACGAGCGTTTCATCGAGACGCGCATGGGCAAGGTCAACAACTTCACGACCGGCCAGATCTACAAAAGCGTGCTCGAAAAAGAGCGCCGCGGCGACTACCTGGGCAAGACCGTGCAGGTGATTCCACATGTGACCAACGAAATCCAGGAGTTCGTCCTGCGCGGGGCCGCCGGTGTGGATGTGGCCATCGTCGAAATCGGCGGCACGGTGGGCGATATCGAGTCGCTGCCCTTCCTCGAGGCGGTGCGCCAGATGAGCCTCAAGCTCGGCCCCAACAACTCGGCGTTCGTGCATCTGAGCTACGTGCCCTGGATTGCCGCCGCCGGCGAACTCAAGACCAAACCGACCCAGCACACCGCCAAGCAGCTGCGCGAAATCGGCATCCAGGCCGACGCGCTGATCTGCCGCGCCGACCGCCCGATTCCGCAGGAAGAACGCTCCAAGATCTCGCTGTTTTCGAACGTGCCCGAGTGGGGTGTGATCTCGATGTGGGACGTGGACACCATCTACAAGGTGCCGCGCATGCTGCACGAGCAGGGCCTGGACGGCCTGATCTGCGACAAGCTGCGCCTGAACACGCCGCCTGCCAACCTCAAGCGCTGGGACGACCTGGTGCACGAGACCGAACACCCGCAAAGTGAAGTCAACATCGCGATGGTCGGCAAGTACGTGGACCTGTCCGACAGCTACAAGTCGCTTAACGAGGCGCTGCGCCACGCCGGCATGCGCAACCATGCGCGCGTGAAGATCGGCTATATCGACTCGGAAACCATCACGCCCGAGAACATCGACCAACTCGCCAAATTCGACGCGGTGCTGGTGCCGGGCGGCTTTGGCAAACGCGGCATCGAAGGCAAGATTTGCGCGGCCCGTTTCGCGCGCGAAAACAAGGTGCCGTACCTGGGCATCTGTCTGGGTATGCAGGTCGCGACCATCGAATTTGCACGCGACGTAGCGCACCTCAAGGATGCCAACAGCACCGAGTTCGAACCCGACACCCCGAACCCCGTCATCGCCTTGATCACCGAATGGAAAGACAAGGACGGCACGATCAATACGCGCGACGAGAATTCCGACCTCGGCGGCACCATGCGCCTGGGCGCGCAAAGCTCCGACGTCGCGCCGGGCACGCTGGCGCACCAGATCTACGGCGACGTGGTGACCGAACGGCACCGCCACCGCTACGAAGCCAACGTGAACTACCTCGACACGCTGCGCAAGGCGGGGCTGGTGATTTCCGCCCTGACGCAGCGTGAGCACCTGACCGAAATCGTCGAGCTGCCGCAAAGCGTGCACCCGTGGTTCATGGGCGTGCAGTTCCACCCCGAATTCAGGTCCACGCCGTGGGCCGGCCACCCGCTGTTCAATGCCTTCATTGGCGCGGCCCTGGCGCATCGCGACCAGACCGTCGCACCCGAGCATCCCGTCGCTGGCGCCAACCTGAAAGTGGTGGCCTGA
- the kdsA gene encoding 3-deoxy-8-phosphooctulonate synthase: protein MKLCGFEVGLDRRFFLIAGPCVIESEQLQMDTAGTLKEITAALGIPFIFKSSFDKANRSSGSTFRGPGLDKGLEILAKVRRELGVPVLTDVHSEEQITQVAGVVDVLQTPAFLCRQTDFIRAVAQSGKPVNIKKGQFLAPHDMKNVIDKARAAAKEKGLSEDSFMACERGASFGYNNLVSDMRSLSIMRETGAPVVFDATHSVQLPGGQGTSSGGQREMVPVLARAAIAVGVAGVFMETHPDPARALSDGPNAVPLKHMKALLETLLALDAVTKKNGFLENDFSA, encoded by the coding sequence ATGAAACTGTGCGGCTTCGAAGTCGGCCTGGACCGCCGCTTCTTCCTGATCGCCGGCCCCTGCGTGATCGAATCCGAGCAGTTGCAGATGGACACGGCCGGCACACTCAAGGAAATCACCGCGGCGCTGGGCATTCCCTTCATCTTCAAGAGCAGTTTCGACAAGGCGAATCGCTCCAGCGGCAGCACGTTTCGCGGCCCGGGCCTCGACAAGGGCCTGGAAATCCTGGCCAAGGTCAGACGCGAGCTTGGCGTGCCGGTGCTGACCGACGTGCACTCCGAGGAGCAGATTACGCAGGTGGCCGGCGTGGTCGATGTGCTGCAAACGCCCGCCTTCCTGTGCCGCCAGACCGACTTCATCCGCGCCGTGGCGCAGTCGGGCAAGCCCGTGAATATCAAAAAGGGGCAGTTCCTGGCGCCGCACGACATGAAGAACGTCATCGACAAGGCGCGCGCGGCGGCGAAGGAAAAGGGCCTGTCCGAGGACAGCTTCATGGCCTGCGAGCGCGGCGCCAGCTTTGGCTACAACAACCTGGTGTCCGACATGCGCAGCCTGTCCATCATGCGCGAGACCGGCGCGCCCGTGGTGTTCGACGCAACCCATTCGGTGCAGTTGCCCGGCGGTCAGGGCACCAGCTCCGGCGGCCAGCGTGAGATGGTGCCTGTGCTGGCGCGCGCGGCGATCGCCGTCGGCGTGGCAGGCGTCTTCATGGAAACCCACCCGGATCCGGCCAGGGCGCTGTCCGACGGACCCAATGCCGTGCCGCTCAAACACATGAAGGCGCTGCTCGAAACCCTTTTGGCGCTCGATGCCGTGACCAAGAAAAACGGCTTTCTCGAAAACGACTTCTCCGCCTAA
- a CDS encoding DUF1330 domain-containing protein, with the protein MTSAYIIANVTVTNPAQYEDYKKFSSAAMQVHGAEVCVRGGKAQVLEGDWTPERVVVLKFPSLAAAHAFYDSPEYGKARAARQGAAVMRMIVVEGV; encoded by the coding sequence ATGACCAGTGCCTACATCATCGCCAACGTGACCGTGACCAACCCGGCGCAGTACGAAGACTATAAAAAATTCTCCAGCGCCGCGATGCAGGTGCACGGCGCCGAGGTCTGCGTGCGCGGGGGCAAGGCGCAGGTGCTGGAGGGCGACTGGACGCCCGAGCGCGTCGTGGTCCTGAAATTTCCCAGCCTCGCAGCGGCCCATGCCTTCTACGACTCCCCCGAATACGGCAAGGCCCGTGCGGCACGACAAGGTGCTGCCGTCATGCGAATGATCGTGGTGGAAGGTGTCTGA